The genomic DNA GGCCATCAAGGCTGGAGCCACGACCCGGACTCGACTGCGCGCTATGTGCTCGCCGTGACCTTTGAAATCTTGGGAGGCGAAATCACGATCTACGAACCGCTGCGTGCGGCGATCGCCGAACTGCAGGCTCATACCGAGGCCGAGATCGAGGCCGACGAAGTAGAAGTGGAAATCGAAGCGACCGAATGATGCGCAGGCAACCACACGGTCGCTTTGGCCGTCATACCGCTTTGCACCTTCTCGGCGTAGATACCTTTGTTGTAGTCGTCGCGCGCCTCAAGTCAAAACAGGAGGGCAATTTGCCCTCCTGTGTCCTTCATTAAAACGGCAACCCGTCGCGCTCATCTTTCGGTGGAAGTTGAGAGGTTGGCGTATGGCTCGGCAGGGTGCCGATGGCGGTGGTGGTGAATTCGCCGGTCTTTATGCAGCGCCAGGCCCAGCAGGATGCGGTGTCCAGATCGGGCACTCTGCGCCAATCGCCGGATCGGTAGGGGCGAAACTGCCATTGTGCGCCGTGCCCGGTGTGAAATACCACCAGGCGCCCGACTTCGCCGACCTGCGCTGCACTGTTCTCCAGCCGGATAACGCGAACTTCTTCACCGAAATCGAACACCGCCTCATCGCGCACGATACAAAGCAATTCGACATCAAGAAAGAAATCGCACGCGACGTGCTTTGCGGATTGGGGGATGTTTTCCATTGCTCATTCTCCTGTTGCGCCGGGCCACGATGGGATTGGTGTTTGGCCTGACAGCAGGTGATGGCGAGCGCGAATTGATAAAACGGGATCGGCCGAGTATGCGTACCCGTTACCCTGCCAATCGACGAATATCCCTATAACAGGCGCGCGTATGGTGATTTCTTGAATTACTGTTAGGATAACTATTCGATCTGTGAAAGGGTCGGTAGTCCACACACTCTCCTGAATGTGCTGGGGCTGCCAACCCCAGACACGTTCGTGCACTTCGGTTTCAGTCGACTGCCAATCGATTGAAATTGACCGCTGAAGCGTGGTGCCCATAATCGGGCTCGCCACGTTACGCAGGGCGCTGGGGGCTGCAATGCCCCCTTCGACCCAATCCAGTTTTGCGGAGCGGGAAGTTGGGCGACACGGACACGGGGCCTCAGGTGACTGAGGTAACCCTGCCACGTGCGAATGGGTGGAAATCCCGACAACGGGCGGCCCGAGAGGGTCGGACGGTGTCCCGGGCGGTGGGCTGCTGAGGCGTCAGGAATGGCGCAGGGACGTGAGGAGAAATCTGGATCGTCTGGTACTTGTTGGCGCAAGCTGATGAGATCGCTGGATAGCTCAAGCCGTACGTTGCATCCGCAGAGGATGCATCCGGGTAAGTCGTGACAAGCCGCTGGTTGATTCACCGGGAGGTGGATCAGCTAGTCAGGGCGCGGTGATGCGCCGGCAAAGTAGGGGAGGTGCTCTGGAACCTCGACCCCCTGAAACCCGCCACAAGGCGGGGTAGGCCCGCAGGGCTAATTGCTGGTAGCGGAGCGCGGCGGCGTGTCATGTCGACGTACATGGCTAACGTGGGAATCACCTGCATACCGATTGAGCCCGGGTGGCACCGGGCAAGGTAAAGGTGAGGGAGACTGGCTGATTAGCCGCGATGCGAGGGCAGACCTGACGGTTGTCCGGGCGGAGCGAAAGGCCGGAGCGGTATTTTGAAGTGTACGAGTGTGTTCTGAACCATGGCAGGGCCTGGCCGCCCTGCTCATTTTCACGGAGAAACGACGTAGTAAAAACATCAGACCAACGGCCGCATGGCCAAAGTCGTCACATGATGTGGCGCACAACCGCTGCCGGGGTAGTTCCACCCGGCAGTTTTCCTTTCTGTTGCCGGTCAGTGGGTATACCGATACAGGCCGGTCTGCGCCGGGACCGCGTGCGATTACATTTCGCGGGCAGCGGCAAGCAACCGGCTTCGCGCCCGCTTCGATGCCTGTCCGTACAGCAGGATCAATTCCGCCAGTTCGTCGTCGTCTGTATAGAAGTACGCCACGGGCACCGAAAGCTCAGCCGCCAGCCGGCAGGCGAACGGGTAATCCACCTTGTGGATATCCAGTTCATAGCGATTGATGCGCGTGCTGGCGACGAACGGATCAAGACCGGCCGCGATGCCAAGCGATTTTTGCGACAGGCCGGCGCGAAGCCGGGCTTCTTTCAGCCGACTTCCAAAAACCGTATTTCCTGCTGCCGACATTGCGTAACCCTGTATTTTCCAAGGTTACGAATGTCGTAGTTAATGGATTTTCCAGATACTACGAATATCGTAGTATCTGAGTGTGGTAATCCTGAGGGTGACAAGCCTGTCTCTGGTTGCGAAACCGGTGCAAGTGAGCCTGTCGATGTCAGGAGCGTTCCATCGGCGTCGATCGAGAGTGGTGCCTCAGGCGCCTGCCTACGCCTGCCGCTTCTCGTCGCGAGCTTTCTTCGCCTTCTCGGCTTCGAGTTGCTTCGCTGCCAGCCAGAATGCGCCGATCACGATCGGGATGCCGACGGCAAGAATGTATAGGGTCAGCGCCATGACTCGTATCAGATCAGGGAAATCGGTATAGGACTCGGTCCGTGCCCGGTGATTCCCGGTCAGCGCGAATCGTGGACGCCACGATGGGAGCGGGCATTGGCAGGCTCTTTCGGGTCCCGACCGCATCGGCTGTCGCCCACCTCCCGGCGAACCGCTTCAATTGCACCGGTGAGTGGCAGGAAGAATAGCCGTGGGGCCTCCCTGGCCGCCTTGATGAATTCGCGCATGAAAGCATTCATTGGAGATACTCCTTCGAGACGCGCGAAACCCGCGGGGAATAGTCAGCCCGCATGGTTTCACGACCGATGTGGATCGTCGTAGAAAATGTTTCCCGAAAACCATGAATAGCTGGGATCAGTGTGCCAGTCTGCTCCCGAGTCGAGACGTCCCGGCCAATCCCGTGAGTCGTCGTCGTGAAGGTTGGGGAAATCGAAGTCATCGTGACGCAGGGCATGAGCAGTCACTTCATTTCCTCGATCGAATGGATCGTCGCAGTCAAATCGCTGTGTTCTGCCCGACGGCGTTCCATGAAACAGGGGAGCGAGAGAAGACAGCATGGGTGCAACCAGCAGACCGACGATGGGCGAGGCGACCACATGCACGAAGCGGTCGGCGGTATACAGGTCGATGTGGAAATGCGTCCAGACAGCATCCAGCAAAACTTCGATCAGGACCGCCGTTGCAAACGTCAGCAGACCCACCAGTGCCCGAATCATGAACGGTGCCCGGGCCAATCGGCGATAGGCCAGTATCAGCGACTTCATCTTGTTCCCCTTCTGTTGCGAGTCTCCGGGCTACTCCGCGGGAAGCGGATGCTCCACATGACATCGACCCGTCTGGATGGCTCCCTGGCATGATCAGGCTATCAGTTGACATACTACGATTATCGTAGCAACCTATTCAGGTAACAGCTACAAATAACGCAGCTTTCCGGTGGAAATTTGCGCTGGAAGAACAAGACAGCACCTCGAGGCCACAGAAATTGCGAAGTCAAAGTCGAATTACCTCGCCGTGATGCACCGCGCACGCGCCTGCCTGACCTGAATCGTTTTCAGGTTCCAGCTGCCAATCCATCTGGTTGTCATCCATGCCGTGGGCAGGATGCTGTCCACTGCTGCGCGTCGTTTTCTATTCGGGGATCAACAATGAAGAAGTTTCTGTTTGCCACATCGCTCGCGGGTGCCATTGCGCTGTCTGGCTGCGCAGTCAGCACCGCACCGCTCACGCGGGACCAGGTCGCAGCGAAGGTCGCGCTAAGGACCGGGTATCCCGGCTGCGACAGTTGCAATATGGTCAGGACGTATGCCGCACCGCAGCTTTACCGGCAGCAGTTCGTCAACGATCCGGATTTCCATGGCTGGCTCGATCTGAATCTGCAACTGGCCTCGACGAACTACAACACGATCAATCATGCGCAGGCATACCGGATCGTCGCTGGCGTGATCGTGAACGGTGGCTTTGTCGATGCGTGGCGCAGGAATCATCCGGAAGAGCGCTGCCCGAGCGATAACGAGGTCGTGCATGGCTATCACGGCTTCCATGCGGGTCAGGGCATCGAGTTCTGGCTGGTGAAGAGCGACGGTACCTATGTGCCGCTCGGCCACGTCGCCGACTTGAATGGCGAGATGATCAAAAACCTCGAATGCTTCAACAGTACCGGTAGCGGGGCCTCGTGGACCCAGATGATCGACCTGCCGGCCAGCGTGCTTGAGGATGCGTATCGTCAGAATCAGCCTGTCCGGATTTTCGCGGGCAAGACGCTGACAAAATATGAGTCGACGAGCGACGGCTACAAGCCGGTGACGGTCGCGTACGAGGTCCGCAAGGGTTTGACGTTCGAATTCAGCCCGGATTACGTCGGCGGCTTCGTGGATGGTCTGAAGCGCCTGGGGGCTGACACACCAGCTGCGCGCTAAGGCCGCCATCGACAATGCCTCGACGCCGGGCAGAACCGGGCCGTATTTTGCGTTCTAGAATCAGGGAAGCGGATACACCATGTGTTGACGTTGTGCTGACCGATGATCAGTGTGGAGATTGACGATGGCGACCTATACCGGTATCCCGGAAAGAAGGGCGAATGCCTCGCCGACTGAAAACCTTCTTTCTGAGGCAAAAAATCTGGGCGTTGATGTCTCGAACGTGACAGAAGCGGAACTTGCCCGCGCCACGTCCGACAGGCGTGCCGAGCTATGGCTGAAGGAAAACGCGGAAGCGATCGCGTACTACAACGACTACATCGAGAAAAATGGTCTACCGCTCGAAAACTACCGGAAGTTCTGATAGAACGATTCCGTGCCTCGGCTTTCTCCCCGTGGCATTGCCACGGGGAACTGCGTCAATTAGTCGGATGAGTCAACGAGCCCCCAGTCGATCGCCAGTTGCTCGAAGCGTTTTGCACCAAGGCAAAAATATTGATCGATACTGTGCGAGCAGGCCAGGGTGTCCATTTTAAGAACACGAAGTACGTCGTCGAAGCATTCCCGGTCGAGCATGCGCAGGTCGGTGAGCTGAAACGGGAAACGCTTCGAGTTGTACAGGCCGAGCAGGAACAGGGCAACGACATAGCTCGCTCCTGAGTCCTCGTGGGCGATGGCGAACAGCCGGCGCAGGGCAGGAACCCCATCGTCGACGAGGTCCTGGTTGGGCTGGTTATTGTGCAGGATCTGGTTGAGAAATTCCTGGAAGGGGTCGCGAGTCGACATGTGATGGCTCCGGTTGGTTGTCGTGGCACATCGTTATGTCGAACACGTGCGTATATGCGTGTTCGGATACCGGGCTTGACCTAACGTAGAGAGTGGAGGACCCGATAATGGACGGAAGGATGATTGCGATCGCGCGTCGCCTGTTTCCTCGCGCACAGGGCCGGGAAGCAGTCGTTGCATTGTCGGCGGTGATTTCCGGCGCGATCGGATCGATCGCGACCCTGGTCACCATGGCCATGTTGATTTGGGGGCGCTGAAGCGTTACGTCTGATCAGTAACGTCAGGAAACGACCGTGTTTTCGGCCTGTTCGGGAAATGCGCACAGAAAGGCCTCGCGTCTTTCCGCATGTGTCAGCCCATTAATCACGGGCCGATCCGGCAGGAAACGGACGTAAGCAAGGAAAGAACGTTCGGACAATTGCGGCCCACTGGCCGGCCGCAGGCGTTTCCAGTCGCGCCGCAGTTCGGCGACAAGCTTGCCGACCTGTCGGCGCACGAGACGAAAACCCGGCTCAGCGTACAGCCGGTCGAGCAGGATCTCGGCATCGGCGTCCCGCAAGGCACCGTCGATTTCGATCTGCCGGCGCCGATCCGGGGACAATGAAGCGATCCGATGAATGCGATCGAGGCACAGGTTGTAGCTGCGATGGGTTAATCGCCACGACCAGGATTTGCCGTCGTGGACCAGTTCGTGTTGCTGATCGGATGATTTCAGCCGCGAATGCGGATCGCGCAGATCCTGAAGCTGCTCGCGTTGGGTTACGAGGCCACGGCCTTCGCTTGCCAGTAATACCCAGTCGACAACCCGTTGTCCGTTTGCGCCCCGCGCAGTCAATCGTACGGCATGCAGGCAGGTGCTGGCCTCACCGGCCATTCGGCGTTTGTGCTTGGTCTGGCGACTGAGCTCCGTGCCATAGGCTTCAGCGAATTTTTTTGCAAGTCGGTCGAAGCCCGCGAGGTCCGTTCGTCCCGACGTATAGAAGAAGTGCTGATGGGTCGCAGCCTGCTGGAGGCGCTGCATGTAGCGGATTTTGTCGGGATGGAGCATGGCGCATACGCCGAGGATGATTTTCATCATTATAAATTAGCAAAGCTAATTAAATGGAATATAAATCTACTTTTACAATTATCAATACGTGTTATGGATGATCTGCGATGCCAGGTGAACCCGCGATTTTCTGATCGAATGTGCAATGCGATATGTGCACTGCACACTGCGATATGTGCAGTGTGCAGTGTGCAGTGTGTAGTGCACATAGACCGGATGAAACACTGGCCTAGTGGGCGTCCGCGGGGACGGCATAAAGAGACGGCATTTATATTTAGAGGGTGTGCGGGCGTAAAAATGAGTCGCCGAAGGCGACATGATTAATAGAGGTTCCGATTTTTCGTTTACGTATCAGGGTGCGACGGAAATTCCATTGGGAATTGTACAAAAATCGCGAAATTTTTAGCTTTATTCAGCGAGGTATCGGCCGCGCTAACCCGTCTCAGGTCAGTCAGAAAAAGATGTTCAGATTACCCAACAAGTTAAGCGCCGACCTGGTATTCGGCTGATAGGCAATGCTCGTCATGTGATTGACATGGCTGACCCCGACGCTGCCGTAGACCCAACGCATCAACCGCGCATTGTAGGAAAGCGTGATGGCCTTCGAGTCCCGATGCACGAGCGCACCTTCTGCCTGGTAGAGGTGAATGCGCATATCCGCGTACAACATCCCGAAGCGGCTGACGCGTACTTTGACGAGCTTGAGCGGATACTTCAGTTCGTCTGCGTGGCAGTGTGAGTTCGGCATCGCGCTATAGCCATCACTACGATTGCGGGGTGGTATCCCACGGACCATGAAGGTTGGTCGCCACGTGTGACATTTCTTCGCACGTCGTATTCAGACCTTCGACCCATTGATCCCTTTCAGCTGGATTGACCGATCCGCTCAAAAAACTACTGTCCCGTGCGATGACGTATCCGGAAACTGCTCGGAATGAGGCGCTACCGTACAGGCCAGACTCATCTAGTGGATCAACGTGACCGCGACGAATGTACTCACTGACTACCGTCACGAATTTTTCTTTCAGAGGTTCCATCCAGGATTGACTGGCGAATTGCACGACCTGATCCCAGACAATCCGGTCCAGGATAATGGCCATATCAATATAAGAAAGCAGTAGCGATTCACGCAGGAGAAGTCCTACGATTGTGAGTCGATCCAGTCTGTCCGGGACGCGGGATAAGGATAAATTCAACCACTGGGTATAAACGCCGGCAAATGATAGTTCGGTGATGGTTCCCTGCGAGTCAGCGGCGATCTTGTGGACGTAAGGGTCGACAATTTTTGAGAGGTCCTTCTCAAGACGCACGAGCCCATGATGATCGAGCAATGCGTTCAGCTCCTGCCGAACCATCTTCAAATTCGGGGCTTCCTTCCCAAATATTGTCCAGAACGGCGATTCAATTAACGCCTTTGTCCCTTCGAAGGGTTGTGTCCCATCTCGGTGCCTCGTCTTATCAACTGCTTCGGTCAGGTACATCGAAGTCTTGGTTGACGAGCCGACTTTACGTTCGACAGACACTTTTCTTGGATGCCAGCCATCACTCAGCACGCGCGCAAAAATTTTTCCGCGATCAGTTCTGCTGGTACCCGCGAATTCCCGATCGCGTCGTTCATCACTCCAGTCC from Paraburkholderia sp. HP33-1 includes the following:
- a CDS encoding helix-turn-helix domain-containing protein, producing MSAAGNTVFGSRLKEARLRAGLSQKSLGIAAGLDPFVASTRINRYELDIHKVDYPFACRLAAELSVPVAYFYTDDDELAELILLYGQASKRARSRLLAAAREM
- a CDS encoding type II toxin-antitoxin system CcdA family antitoxin; this translates as MATYTGIPERRANASPTENLLSEAKNLGVDVSNVTEAELARATSDRRAELWLKENAEAIAYYNDYIEKNGLPLENYRKF
- a CDS encoding DUF7673 family protein, producing the protein MSTRDPFQEFLNQILHNNQPNQDLVDDGVPALRRLFAIAHEDSGASYVVALFLLGLYNSKRFPFQLTDLRMLDRECFDDVLRVLKMDTLACSHSIDQYFCLGAKRFEQLAIDWGLVDSSD